One genomic segment of Clavelina lepadiformis chromosome 3, kaClaLepa1.1, whole genome shotgun sequence includes these proteins:
- the LOC143448334 gene encoding membrane metallo-endopeptidase-like 1: protein MTSQSTDVLMMDTRKSKKSCRVTLVLGFVAGAMTIATITLAVVYGLEVNKTKTCDDKGTVVTTEAPTKTTTKGVTTTTVAKETTVADTQAEICESQACVTAASRILNAMNRDVDPCDDFYEFACGTWNMDHIIPDDQSSISTFNTLRDDVSKVLKTVLEKPSDDDRDSIKKAKEFYASCMNTSVIDTLGVDPVKALITEMGGWPVIGDAFDSSSFDFEDTLGKFRSVYGTYGIMSSWVSADDKDSSVNIFQMDQPSLGMPDRDYYLNEDTRDKTEPGYRQFMINFMTMIAGSSADATKIENVTTKIIDFETELAKAMAPDSERRDTFAIYNRLTLTELSTNVSGDIDWVQYMNKVLEVTEGPLTATADEEVVVYDPEYLSNVSSIINMDWELVQNYLVWRVLKDRVSYMSADLRETRAPYTEAVSGTTSEEARWLTCSDTAEGYFEMPVGSLFVEEAFPEKNKAVTEQLVENIRVAFKGFLPANDWMDDQTKSAAEVKADQVTPIIAYPDYIVDASDPKMDNDYDMIITPNEYFKSIQELVVWGNKNSFGKLREPIDFTEWITGPAIVNAFYSPSRNQIVFPAGILQPPFYDAGQPNSMNYGGIGMVIGHEITHGFDDSGSQYDGYGNLNNWWTDSSKENFNNKTQCMIDQYSSMTWAVADNRNLNGELTLGENIADNGGIREAYTAYKTWQSQNPQGDLRLPGLGNFTQDQLFFLGYGQVWCGTYKEAYAIRLLTTDPHSPGEFRVNVPSMNFPEFGEAYSCQQGKDGMYPNPKDTCRVW from the exons ATGACAAGTCAGAGTACCGACGTCTTAATGATGGACACGAGAAAATCGAAGAAGTCCTGCCGCGTGACATTAGTTCTTGGATTTGTGGCCGGCGCCATGACAATTGCAACCATTACTCTCGCTGTTGTTTACGGTCTTGAAGTcaataaaactaaaacctGTGACGATAAGG GTACTGTAGTAACCACAGAAGCACCTACAAAAACAACGACCAAAGGTGTCACCACTACAACTGTCGCCAAAGAAACTACTGTCGCAGACACCCAGGCTGAAATCTGCGAGTCTCAAGCTTGTGTAACAGCAG CATCACGGATATTGAACGCAATGAATCGAGACGTGGATCCGTGTGACGATTTCTATGAGTTTGCATGCGGCACCTGGAACATGGATCACATCATTCCCGATGATCAGTCATCCATATCCACCTTCAATACGCTCCGTGATGACGTGTCTAAAGTTCTTAAAA CTGTTTTGGAAAAACCTTCTGATGACGACCGGGATTCAATTAAAAAAGCTAAAGAGTTTTACGCCTCCTGCATGAATACGA GTGTTATTGACACGCTCGGTGTTGATCCAGTAAAGGCATTGATCACTGAAATGGGCGGTTGGCCGGTTATTGGTGACGCATTTGATAGCTCTTCTTTCGATTTTGAAGACACGCTCGGTAAATTTAGGTCTGTCTATGGCACCTACGGTATCATGTCCAGTTGGGTTAGCGCTGACGACAAAGATTCATCGGTCAACATATTTCAG ATGGACCAACCTAGCCTTGGCATGCCGGATCGTGATTACTACCTCAACGAAGACACCCGTGACAAAACTGAGCCTGGTTATAGACAATTTATGATTAACTTCATGACAATGATCGCAGGTTCTTCGGCCGACGCTACGAAAATTGAGAATGTTACTACAAAG ATCATCGATTTTGAAACCGAGCTAGCTAAGGCGATGGCGCCAGATAGCGAGCGACGAGACACCTTTGCAATCTACAACAGACTGACGCTAACGGAGCTGAGCACTAATGTTTCAGGCGATATTGATTGGGTTCAATACATGAATAAAGTGCTTGAGGTAACTGAAGGTCCCCTCACTGCTACTGCTGATGAAGAAGTTGTTGTCTACGATCCCGAGTATCTGAGCAACGTGTCTTCCATTATCAACATGGATTGGGA GCTTGTTCAAAACTATCTGGTATGGCGAGTTCTGAAAGATAGAGTTAGCTACATGAGTGCGGATCTGAGAGAAACAAGAGCGCCATACACTGAAGCTGTATCAGGAACAACTTCGGAGGAGGCGAGATGGCTGACATGCAGCGACACCGCCGAGGGATACTTTGAGATGCCGGTTGGGTCGCTTTTTGTGGAGGAAGCTTTCCCGGAAAAGAACAAGGCAGTG ACTGAGCAACTGGTAGAGAATATAAGAGTCGCTTTCAAAGGGTTCCTGCCCGCAAACGACTGGATGGATGACCAGACAAAGTCAGCTGCTGAAGTCAAAGCTGATCAAGTAACACCGATCATCGCTTATCCTGATTATATCGTGGACGCGTCAGATCCGAAGATGGACAACGATTATGACATGATAATCACACCGAACGAATACTTCAAAAGCATCCAAGAGTTGGTTGTTTGGggaaataaaaattcatttgGCAAACTCCGAGAACCCATTGATTTCACCGA ATGGATAACCGGACCAGCCATTGTAAATGCTTTCTATTCGCCGTCAAGAAATCAAATCGTTTTTCCGGCCGGTATTTTGCAACCACCCTTCTACGATGCTGGGCAACCTAATTCTATGAATTATGGTGGAATTGGAATGGTCATCGGCCACGAG ATCACTCACGGATTTGACGATAGCGGCTCGCAATATGATGGGTATGGCAACCTGAATAACTGGTGGACCGATTCATCAAAGGAGAATTTCAACAACAAGACTCAGTGCATGATTGACCAGTACTCGTCTATGACTTGGGCAGTGGCGGATAATCGAAAT CTGAATGGTGAACTGACTCTTGGAGAAAACATTGCCGACAACGGTGGCATTAGAGAAGCATATACT GCTTATAAAACATGGCAATCCCAAAATCCTCAAGGTGACCTTAGGTTACCTGGATTAGGAAACTTCACACAAGATCAATTATTCTTCCTCGGATACGGTCAG GTATGGTGCGGCACATACAAAGAAGCATATGCCATTAGATTGCTCACAACTGACCCTCATAGTCCTGGAGAGTTCAG AGTTAACGTACCGAGCATGAATTTCCCTGAGTTCGGTGAGGCTTACAGTTGCCAGCAGGGCAAAGATGGAATGTATCCGAACCCAAAAGACACGTGCCGAGTTTGGTGA
- the LOC143448332 gene encoding membrane metallo-endopeptidase-like 1 isoform X2, whose translation MASQSTDVLMMEPKKSKKSCGLTAKIIGFVAFSMTVATIVLAVLYGLEVNKTSDDKSPVVITTQPPPKSTTTAGETQSEICESPACVTAASRILNAMNRDVDPCNDFFEYACGTWNVDHIIPDDQSSVSTFNTLRDDVSKVLKTVLERPSDGDRDSVVKAKNFYASCMNTSVIDTLGVDPVKALITEMGGWPVIGDAFDSPSFNFEDTLGRFRSVYGTYGIMSSWVSADDKNSSVNIFQMDQPSLGMPDRDYYLNEDTRDKTEPGYRQFMINFMTMIAGSSADATKIANVSDEIIDLETELAKAMAPDSERRDTFAIYNRLTLTELSTNVSGDIDWVQYMNKVLEVTDGPLTATADEEIVIYDPEYLKNVTSIINSRWELVQNYLVWRVLKDRVSYMSADLRETRAPYTEAVSGTTSEEARWLTCSDTTEGYFEMPVGSLFVEEAFPEKNKAVTLEMVENIRVAFKGFLPANDWMDDQTKSAAEVKADQVTPIIAYPDYIVDASDPKMDNDYDMIITPNEYFKSIQELVVWGNKNSFGKLREPIDFTEWITGPAIVNAFYSPSRNQIVFPAGILQPPFYDAGQPNSMNYGGIGMVIGHEITHGFDDSGSQYDGHGNLNNWWTDSSKENFNNKSQCMIDQYSSMTWAVADNRNLNGELTLGENIADNGGIREAYTAYKTWQSQNPQGDLRLPGLGNFTQDQLFFLGYGQVWCGTYKEAYAIRLLTTDPHSPGEFRVNVPSMNFPEFGEAYGCQKGKDGMYPNPEDTCRVW comes from the exons ATGGCAAGTCAGAGTACCGACGTTTTAATGATGGAGCCGAAGAAATCAAAGAAGTCCTGCGGGCTCACGGCAAAAATAATTGGATTTGTCGCATTTAGCATGACAGTTGCAACCATTGTTCTTGCAGTTCTTTACGGACTTGAAGTTAATAAAACCAGTGATGACAAGA GTCCGGTTGTAATTACCACCCAGCCACCTCCAAAATCAACGACCACTGCAGGTGAGACTCAGAGTGAAATCTGCGAAAGTCCGGCTTGTGTTACTGCAG CATCACGGATATTGAACGCAATGAATCGAGACGTGGATCCGTGTAACGATTTCTTCGAATATGCTTGCGGCACCTGGAATGTGGACCACATCATTCCCGATGATCAGTCATCCGTATCCACCTTCAACACGCTGCGTGATGACGTGTCCAAAGTTCTCAAAA CTGTTCTGGAAAGACCTTCCGATGGCGACCGGGATTCAGttgttaaagcaaaaaacttcTACGCTTCGTGCATGAATACAA GTGTTATTGACACGCTCGGTGTAGATCCAGTGAAGGCATTGATCACTGAAATGGGCGGTTGGCCGGTTATTGGTGACGCATTTGATAGCCCTTCTTTCAATTTTGAAGACACGCTCGGTAGATTTAGGTCTGTGTATGGCACCTACGGTATCATGTCCAGTTGGGTTAGCGCTGACGACAAAAATTCATCGGTCAACATATTTCAG ATGGACCAACCTAGCCTTGGAATGCCGGACCGTGATTACTACCTCAACGAAGACACTCGTGACAAAACTGAGCCTGGTTATAGACAATTTATGATTAACTTCATGACAATGATCGCAGGTTCTTCGGCCGACGctacaaaaattgcaaatgtcTCTGATGAG ATCATCGATTTGGAAACCGAGCTAGCTAAGGCGATGGCCCCAGATAGCGAGCGACGAGACACCTTTGCAATCTACAACAGACTGACACTAACGGAGCTGAGCACTAATGTTTCAGGCGATATTGATTGGGTTCAATACATGAATAAAGTGCTTGAGGTAACTGATGGTCCGCTCACTGCTACTGCTGATGAAGAAATCGTTATCTACGATCCCGAGTATCTCAAGAACGTGACATCCATAATTAACAGCAGATGGGA GCTTGTTCAAAACTATCTGGTTTGGCGAGTTCTGAAAGATAGAGTTAGCTACATGAGTGCGGATCTGAGAGAAACAAGAGCGCCATACACTGAAGCTGTATCAGGAACAACTTCGGAGGAGGCGAGGTGGCTGACATGCAGCGACACCACCGAGGGATACTTTGAGATGCCGGTTGGCTCGCTTTTTGTGGAGGAAGCTTTCCCGGAAAAAAACAAGGCAGTG ACCTTGGAAATGGTGGAGAACATAAGAGTCGCTTTCAAAGGGTTCCTGCCCGCAAACGACTGGATGGATGACCAGACAAAGTCAGCTGCTGAAGTCAAAGCTGATCAAGTGACACCGATCATCGCTTATCCTGATTATATCGTGGACGCGTCAGATCCGAAGATGGACAACGATTATGACATGATAATCACACCGAACGAATACTTCAAAAGCATCCAAGAGTTGGTTGTTTGGggaaataaaaattcatttgGCAAACTCCGAGAACCCATTGATTTCACCGA ATGGATAACCGGACCAGCCATTGTAAATGCTTTCTATTCGCCGTCAAGAAATCAAATCGTATTTCCGGCCGGTATTTTGCAACCACCCTTCTACGACGCAGGGCAACCTAATTCTATGAATTATGGTGGAATTGGAATGGTCATCGGCCACGAA ATCACTCACGGATTTGACGATAGCGGCTCGCAATATGATGGGCACGGCAACCTGAATAACTGGTGGACCGATTCATCAAAAGAGAATTTCAACAACAAGTCTCAGTGCATGATTGACCAGTATTCGTCTATGACATGGGCAGTGGCGGATAATCGAAAT CTGAATGGTGAACTGACCCTTGGAGAAAACATTGCTGACAACGGTGGTATAAGAGAAGCATATACT GCTTATAAAACATGGCAATCCCAAAATCCTCAAGGTGATCTGAGGTTACCTGGATTAGGAAACTTCACACAAGATCAATTATTCTTCCTCGGATACGGTCAG GTGTGGTGCGGCACATACAAAGAAGCATATGCCATTAGATTGCTCACAACTGACCCTCATAGTCCTGGAGAGTTCAG AGTTAACGTACCGAGCATG